AACTTGCTTGGGAATTAACATGGCAAAAGTCACCATGTTGGTGTTTTTGCACAGATTAACAACTGGATACAAGTAAGTAAATTCTTAATTGTAATTTATATGTCATTTTCCTATTAACTTACATTTACTATCATCATTGTATAGATGGACAGTTGACGATCCAGATCGCAGCTTGGAAAGAAAAGCCCATATTCCCAGATTAAGAAGTGGGTGTCCAATAACTTTGACAGCCTTGCCGGATGAATAGCAAACTACTCCAAATGGGCCAATTAAGAAgttacaaaattttataatggGAAATTGATGTGAATGGATGATGTAATCCAACTTTTCCGTGCTTTTGCTAGCTGATAATTCAAAAGTatgaatatgaagaagaaaagaaaaggtctTCGTACGTACTTCGGGACAAATACaacgaatttaaatttttgaataaaaaagatTGTCGTACATACTTCAGGACAGATACAACgaattgaaaaattttaaataaatacaaagagTAATCATGAATTTTAATAAATCCGCCCCTATCAATATTCGAACTTATAACATTGATTGGTCCGTATCAAAATTGCGCACTTACAAAATTGAGCATTGTGGGGTGGGTTCTTCCCTGCGTGTCACGTGAACGACATGTGGATATCTCTGACAGCAAGGACAGATTAAGGGAAGGGGAGGCCCATACATATGGGCCATGGGCTGGGGTTCGGGTTGGGGCTTGGGCCCTTTCTGTTCGGGCTTCTTCGGTCCATCTGGTTTTGGAGGAGCTGGTGGAGGCCCAATACTGATCACTTCCGCAAATTTCCCAGCTTTCCTTGATCTTACAATGACCTCGTATGGGTCAGCGTTCCCCGTTACGCTCAAAGTCCCTTTTGCTCcatcaatttcaattttctcTATACCTTCCATTTCAAATTTGTAGAGTTTTAGTTTCATAAATTACTTCCTTTACAACCAACCAACTATAGGATgagaattgaaaaatgaaaaaattgtgtGTAATggcaaattaataaattaaattaaaagttatAATCATACTTTAATTTAATAGTACCCTATAGCAAACTGTTTAtcagtcacctctctccctcaaactctcgtTCGCtctctctcacttttatacaagcacaaatgtataaaatgtgtttttgttcgtataaagcgagaaaaaaatttgtatatatgcatatatttttgttctccTCTCTCAGATCACGCTCGTCACTCTCctagatctcgctcgccaccctctcctctatcgcttatacaaacaaaaacaaaatgtataaattgtgtttctgtttgtataaagtgagagaaaattgtatttacACTTGCAAATCATATATTCTCGTCTTATagacttataattatacaatacaaatattctcCTGCCTCTTTTTCTcgtttatacatatacaaattatacaattgatttgtatacaactgctttattttatatatgtatagtgaattatacaattggtttctttgtatatgtataacaaattatatatatttatgtttttcatgGAGCGCATTATACAAACTTtactataacatataaatatgaattttgtttgttatatatgaaagttgctcttgataaaattttgaattaatccGGCTATAAATACCTCTGTCCTAATTTTTTAGTTTACAAAGTTTTgtgaaaattctaattaaaaaaacaaattgttcaattcccaaaatataataataatgatatgtAAGATGAAATCAATAGGACACACAGAAAGAGTACTCGATAcatgaaaatattgaaagagTAAAAACTTTAATTAGAATAAAAGAATCTTGCCTATATGATCACATCTCCTTTAGGCATATTTACCACAAAAATTTTTTTAGTACGAcggggtaatttttttttaaaaaatcattaatagtaAGTTTTTGAATTGAGCTTCGAAAAGAACTTGTCTCACGTTAttcgaaaataaaattttccaaTACAAATCCAAACTAATCAGGTCCCAAAATATATGCCATGAACTAGATAAAACACCAAAAATATCATCATAACTTTCTTTGAAACAAAAAAGTGTGATGCCTAATAAGTTTTGTGTGCCAATTTACATTTTCAGACAACAGATGATGTTGTATCAATTTCTATTCCAGAACAAGAAAACATTCTACTCagaacatattttaatttaattaggtagtaaagatttattaatttagcaatccaaattacaaaacaaagttGCAGTACCTGGCAGACCCGAAACAGCTTTGAGGATCTTCTTCTTGCATTTTTCACAAGAAACATCAATCTTCAATACAGTCTTTTGCACCATTAGCAAGAAGCTCTATTTTTGGATCTATTTCAGAATATATCtctaaatgtaaaaataaaattaaaataataattggaCAATGAATTATGTTAATTGAAAGGAAGCACTAAAACTCAATTGTCTTCTCATTTATGATCTCCAATAAATGCTTTGGGTTGTTCACCGGCGAACCTCTTCTGATTTTGTTTCCAATAAATAAATGCAATTCCTTCCAAATTCCAATTGTCATTTTCAGTCTTAGAAAACAATGTcatatttctaattattttcaACGTTTGGTTTTTTCTACTACGTACAATTTTTTCTGCCCCCTCCTTTGTATATTTGactatatattaatttcttctcGAATGTTATATCATCTATGTAACAAACAATAAGGACTTGGCTTGGATCCAGTTAGTCAAGTGTCGTATGTTGAACTCAACAatcaaaaccttttttttttaaaatttttgtgggCGGAGGAAAATGAAAAGTGAGAAAAATTAAAGTACTGCGATGAATCAAGAAATTAACTAGCCGCCCACATACAATGCACATTGCATCTCATAAACCTCATTCTAATTGGTCCATACCCCAATATTTTCATACTGATCATAGCTATTCTACTTTAATAGCCATAAAATTATAGTCATTTTTATAAGTTAGAcattgttataatttaattagtaatagaATGGGTGGCACAGACGGCTCAAGCGCATTCTATGGCAAGAAGCAAACAACATGATTGCTCAAAGCATTATGTGGGGATAAGCAAAAGACTGAAAAGCAAGGGGGGCATTCCCTCCAACGCttgatttcattaaaaaaaataagtaaacaagATGAACACTGTCTTTTCGTAGCTCTTTGGTGGATCACTTCTATGTATTAGCTTATTTAATTTCATCTTTCTTGTGTTACTCCTTCCTCTTTGTGTggtctaaaaattattttactcctatcactttatttgttttatatacTAGAAatagttattcatttttatctaCTTCTCTTTTCGACCTTCCAGCATCGGACAGGTGTCAGACTCTATACATCGTATTACTACTTAGCAGAATCTTGTGTTTTTAATAAACAGTCGCTACCCCCTGATATGTGTTtaactaagaaaaataagagataaatttattttcccCCAAACATTAGATTTATTTATAATGAAAGggttatataaaatttatcattttatttagggaaaattgtatataatagcaaactaataacctaaattaaatggaatagctagggtttgatttaattgtgctcaaCGTTGGCAAAAATTTGccaggcgtctctctcccagaagtctcgctcgccactctcccattctcgcctctctcgttttatacacagaagtgtataatttctgtttctgttttgtataaagcgagagaaaattgtatatacacatgcaaaaatgtatatcttcgtgttatacacttaattatataatttacaaacattttacttcaaatattgcagaaaAAAAGGCCaaagaattatacaattgtgaattacacaattgcagtgaaatacaattttttctagctttatacaacagaagtgtatatattgtgtttctatttttgtataaagcgagaaaaacatatatcttcttgctatacacttataattatgtaatatacatacattttaattcgattcaactgtatgcaaaactaattatacaattgcagcgaaataggccagcgaattatacaatttaggccgaattatacaatttaggccagcgaattatacacttgtatatgtatagcgaattatacagtttttatgtttgctatggagcgcaattatgcaaaatttgctataacatatagatatgaattttttgtttgctacatgtgaaagtttcccttttatttattactttttaaaaagggTGTCAAATAAAAAAGGTTTGTCAATAACTCAAAACTCAAATGGGAGTAACAATTTCTCAAACTTCACTTATTTTGTCCTTCCATTCACATCAATTGCTACAGAAAGTACATAGTACTCTGCACCAGAATTAGGACTAATCATGGCCACCGCATTATCAAGTGCGTGCTTGTAGGTAGcccaaaaaaaatgatatctCTAATTACGATTTATCTTTTTATCAAggtagtaattaattaatgagattTTACATTATTTAGAGCAAATAAGGCACAAACAATATTAGAATCTCTATCACCCCCGCCCCCACCTCAATTCAAAGATGCAATTTTTTATCCTATTTATAATCCCTCATATGACACGTGTAGACACGGCAGGGATTGGAGAAGTATTGTTGAGAAGCATAATAAGAGTTGAGTGTCTAATCAAATGTCCAGTGCAGAAAACACTATAAACCCACTTGATAGCCACAACAATAGGCTTTATTGCCCATTTAGTTTGCACAAATAAGGCAAGGGACGGGCCACATGAATGATGATTTATTGGTTGCCTAATTAAGAGATGTTTACCGGATAATAAGTTATATCATTTTTGGGGTTAACAAGTGAGAGTCCTCTTCTGCTCGCTCAGTTAATTCACATTTATTTGTTcgcta
This window of the Solanum pennellii chromosome 2, SPENNV200 genome carries:
- the LOC107010849 gene encoding heavy metal-associated isoprenylated plant protein 43-like, which codes for MVQKTVLKIDVSCEKCKKKILKAVSGLPGIEKIEIDGAKGTLSVTGNADPYEVIVRSRKAGKFAEVISIGPPPAPPKPDGPKKPEQKGPKPQPEPQPMAHMYGPPLPLICPCCQRYPHVVHVTRREEPTPQCSIL